The stretch of DNA GGGATTGGCAGGGGGCGGGCTCTGTGATCATCCAGTGGAGATCGTCTGAAAAATCGGCGGGGGAATGGCATTGGCCGCGCTGGCGCTTTGTACATGCTTCCACCCGGAATTCGCTGGTCATCGGGAACTGTTCGCAGAAGCCGCCCTGGGCATCGCAGATCGGAAATGTTCCGGCGAGCATGGCTTCGGCAAGGACGCGGCCAAAGCTTTCAGTCAGCCGGGGCTGTGTATAGAGCCAGGCATCCCATTGGCAAAGCCAGTGTCGGGCGGACCAGCCGGCGGGATGGAAGGTGATGCGGCTCTGGCAGGCTTCCTTCAAGGCGGGCTGGCGAAGAGCAGGGCAGCCAACGAATTCCCACCAGATCTGCGGGAATTGTTTCGCCCAGTTCGCGTAGAGCGGGATCAGCTCTTCGGGAAACTTTCTGGCAGTGGGAGTGCAGAGGCGGCCCACGCGGAATGAACCGGGTGGCGGGGTGATGGATGAGCCGATTGGTGGTGGAACATCGTGGGGATCGGGAACACCTTGCCAGAGGACTGTTCCTGCAAGCTGGGCCTGTTGTTTGAGCCAATGGGAACAGAAGACGAGTTGATGGGCCTTGACCAGTGACGTGGC from Planctopirus ephydatiae encodes:
- a CDS encoding glycosyltransferase, which encodes MHLIQVINVGQIVGGTAACAWSVTRALPDWQHSLFSLSPITRETQAAFAPVPIHSLAGCNLSQFQAALCETVAQIQHSHAQPVLLLHNTPARWQLARWPCPTVVYAHSATSLVKAHQLVFCSHWLKQQAQLAGTVLWQGVPDPHDVPPPIGSSITPPPGSFRVGRLCTPTARKFPEELIPLYANWAKQFPQIWWEFVGCPALRQPALKEACQSRITFHPAGWSARHWLCQWDAWLYTQPRLTESFGRVLAEAMLAGTFPICDAQGGFCEQFPMTSEFRVEACTKRQRGQCHSPADFSDDLHWMITEPAPCQSLRQTLQSHAGKHFSLPAFATRLKQLLPPP